In Methanocaldococcus sp. FS406-22, the genomic stretch CTCATACCACTTTCTTCCACTGTCATCCACAACATACGCCTTAACTGATGTTATATGGACACAATTTTGAGGAGGTTCTTTACTTGATGGAGCGTGAATATGTACTTGTAATGGAAATGGGCTAAACCCGTATATCTTCTCCGGTCCTTTTATAGTAATCCTTATATCGGCAAGAGCTCCCTCTGTTTTAAAATCATAAGTTGTAAGTGAGGAACTCAGTTGCTGTCTCAGCTGGAAAAGGTCTTTAGCTGCTTCTGATTCTGAATATGCTTGTAGATTTGCCAATTTATTTTTGACATCCGTATCGTTGATTAACTCATCTTTTGTTGGTGTTTTTGCACCAGTATTAACAGCTGTAGGGGTGTCATACTTTCCAGTTACTTTTCTATAAATTAAATCACACAACCCCCCGATTGCTATTGCTCCACCAATTGCTACCAAGTCAAGCCCACCAGTTGCAACAGTAGCGGCTACAAGAGCTACAGCTGCTGCACCACTTGCAACCCCTGCATCATCCCAACCAATTTCATGCCCAAAAATCTCAAAAGCATTAACAGGAGCTAAAAGATACATTATAATTATAAAAACTGATAAAATCCTCTCAAACTTCATTTTAATCACCTAAAAAAAGAGATTTTGAAAAAAAGATTATTTTCTTCTCATTACAAATACAGCCCCAACTACTAAGAGAACTCCCACAATAGCTATTAGCCACAATGGAATGCTACTATCTCCTCCTATTGGAATAAATGATGATTCTTTTATGTTTAATATTACATCATTTTGGAATATTGGCTCTGCTTCTCCTTTTTCAAACACCTCTACTGTTAATTCATAGTTATCATACGTTATATTCTCTGGCACTTTAAACTTCAATTCAACTATTTTTGTCTCTCCTGGTGCAATTGAGAATGCCTGTTTTGGAGTATTATTAACATCAAAGATTTCGCCAAGAACTTCTGCATTATAATACTTTACTTCACTTGTTGGATTCTGAATCTCTATTTTAATTGTTGCTACACTTCCCTTACTTGCATTGACTTCTGGAGTTAAGAGCTTAATTGGTTCTACAACATGCACTGGAACATAAGTTTTTACCTGCCCTCCTTTTGCCAAGATTTCTAAAACATAATCCCCACTTTGATTTATTGGAACTACAAAATCGTGGCTGTCATAGGCATCAAACCCTTGTGACTGACTCCAAACTTCAGTTCCATTTATGTCCTTTAAAGTGAGCAATACACTGTAATCCTCTCCACTTTGGTCAGTTATAGTCACTGTGTTATCTCCAATCTTCCATTGTGATGGTGTTTGCAGTAAAAATGGCAACTCCTTAACCTCATAAGTTATCTGCTCTTGGTTAGTGTATTGGTTCCCTTCAATGTCAGTTGCTGTTATAGTCACTGCAAATGAATGCTCTCCCCAAGTTGCTGGTGTCTTAAACTGAATTTCAACATCCACAGGGCTATCTACTGTTCCCAGCACATAAGCACCATTACTTTCAGCTAAATAGCTGTTTTTGTAATATACTTTTACAACATCTACTCCTGAAATTTGCATTTGGGTTCCATAAGCTGTTCTAATTGGATATAAGGTTAATTTAACCTCCCCAATGCTGTTTGGATATAAATCACTGGTAACGTTCTTTTCAACTCTGAATAAACTTGTTTTTGGTGCTAAATCAATGTGCAATGTTGTATCATTTTCTATTTGCAATTCAGTGCTGTAATCCCAAAAGTCTTCTTTAGTTATTTTAAGCTGATGTTCCCCTTTTTCAACTAATACTTTTGCATAACCCCCATTGTCTGTTGTTCCAGCCAAATTATTATCTATGTAGATATTTGCTTTTGGCTCGGTGTAGATGTGAAGAGAATACTCTGGAATAGTTTGCTCAACATCTATTTTTTTCAAATATGTCGCAGAATACCAGCTACTATCAGCCCCAGCCTCTTTTTTAAGCACAACTGTTTTCACACTTGTCATACCATTCAACGTAATTGTCTTTACCTTGTCAGTTTTACCGTCAATGTACACATCTGCGACCCCATCATGAATATCAAATTGAACCCAGTGTGCTCCGCTATACCACGTCACACCCAAAGGTTTCCCGCCATCCCAATGATTATTGTCCATATACAAATCTCCAAAAATGTCTTGTGTTAAAACAAATCTAATATACTTCATATCATCTTGCTTTAAATACAGTGCAAAAGCAAATTTTTTAGATGTTGTTTGGACATCAACTTTAATTTTTGTATGATTCGCATTTTCAAAGCCAATATTGACATTAGCAGGAACATCAAAACCAGCCGTTCCCAACCATGCAGTCCATGAATTTGATTCTGCATTAACAAAACATAATACAAAACCTGAAAGCAATAGCAATAAAAGCATAATCTTCCTCATTTTGAATCACCCTTCAACAAAATAATCTAAAACTATCAATCCAGCAATAATCAAACATAAAAACGTTAAATCCTGACTAAAACCCTCTAAAAAACCCTTTATGAGTAATGTAGAAAGGTATATGTCATACAAAAGAACTCTGAAAGATGCTGATAAGGGTTTAATATTCACAATGTTATGATTTCCCTTATTTGTCACTGACCAATGAATTATCAAACCAATTATTGTTCCAAACACTGCATACTCTGTTAATATAAGACCTTTATAGATTAAATAAAAAGAAACTGCTAAAAACAGAACAATTTGAATAATACTTAAAGCCCTCAATTTAACCACCCTCAAGAGCATATCCTAAAACAGAGTTAATAGCTATTTCTAAAACCTTCCAATCTGGCCAATATCTATTATTCTTCCTCAACTCTACAACCTTTGAAAGATATTCTTTTCTTTTAGATTCATCAAAACTAACTCCTAAAAGCTCCTCAACTCGTTTTAATATAGCCCCCGCACGAATCCTAAGCTTTTGAACATTAGAACAAGAAGCATTCTTATAAACATCCCTTCCCAACAAAACATGACACTCTTTATTTTCTAAATCAACCCTAACTGGTTTAACATGCCCATCTAAGTAATCTTTTGAATAACACAAAACAGGACTAAGACAATAAGGGCAAATATGGATATAGACTCCAGTTTCCATCAATAACACCCCACAAAATAGATATACCACCCACTACCACAACTGCCCCCTTCATCGTCGCAACTCTGGGGGGAGAACCTAAAAGAGCCAACAATACTTTCTTTGAATAAAATATAACCACAAAAGATATATTTATACATTTCGATATACTCATAAAAAATTTAGTCCTGCATACTGTAACTCCAATTTTTAGAGTCCTCTAACCAGATAGCCGAGATTATTAAAAATAGAAAATGATAACCCCATTGGACATATACCAATCTCAATTAATAAAACTTATTTTCCAATAAAAACAGTTATTTTTTAATTTTATATATCCATTTCATGAGGCAGTCCTTGAGATCCAGTGGGGCTTTGCCCCGCCTGGGTTCAAATCCCAGCCCCTGCGCCATACCTATTTTACCACAAAGAAAGTTAATTTATCACTCTTTTAGAGATGATTAATCAATTGGATATATCCAGAGGACTGATAAAACCAGTGGTTTTAAAAACTTCTGGATATTATTGGTTATTTTAAATGTTTGAATTATTGCATCTTTGGAGCTTCATGGTTTTATGATGACTCGGAGATAAATAGCAGAGATCGTATGCAGGATTTAAATTATATCCCTCCTATTAAATAAATTAGTATGAAATGACATTAATAACTCACAAAAAAAACTTATACAGGAGACAAAAATAGGAGACATTTTGGACATTGGATAATTGTCCTCATTATGTCTCTAATGTCCTCTATATTGAGAAACAAATATATTAAAAATAAAGAAAAAAGGAAGTTTATTAGAAATACACTTTAAAAAACATAAATTAAAAGTTCCTTAAGTTCTAACTCCAAAAGAATTTATCAAATTCTTAGAAAAATTAAATCTCAAATAATCCATCTATACCCTTTTCTTTATATGCTTTAATAGCTTTTTCTAACCATTCTTTTTCTTCTTCTAATGTCATCTTTTCTTCTTCCTTTTCAGCTTCAATTAACCACTTTGGTTTTTTATACTTAACTCTTTTAGTTTTTCCAGCTAAATAGTCAAAATATTCGAACACATCTATCATTAGTTTTGGCTTTTCTTTTTTTATTTTTCTTTTTAAGAATTTTTTTATAATCCTCTTAGTTTGTTTTTTCATAATCTCACATCGATTATTTGTTTCTTCTCTCTTTAAGCTCTATTTCAATTTCCTCAATATCTTCTCTATTCAACAACTTATAAAGTTCTTCAGCTAAAAGTTTATATTTATCATAATCAAGGATTACTGGTAGGTTTTAAATTTAAAATTTCTTTGAATCCCCCTTTTTTTGTATGCTTTAATGGCTTTTTCGAGCCATTCATCATAATCATCATCACTCATATTCTCAACGATATTTCTTGCTTTTACCAACCACTCAGGAATTTTAAATTCTACATTTTTAGTGTCATATTTTCCAGATAAATAATCAAAATAATCAAACACATCTATCGTTAAACTATCCTCTTTTCTTTTAGATTTCCTTGTAACTCTTTTAGTTTGTCTCCTCATAATCTTACCACATCTGTCATCAAACTATTTACTTAAAAATATAAAAAATATTAAATACTTAATGCCTCTCGCAATCCTCCTTTTTTCAATTTAGAATATGTAATCTCGAATAACTCATCAAGTTCTTCATCACTCATATTTTCTATCTTATTTTCCACGTTCAAAAGCCATGCTGGTTTTTTATATATGTCTTTTTTGGTTTTTATGTTAACTACCCTTTTTTGCATAATATCGCCGTTAATTTATTATTATAAAAAATTAAATCTTAAATAATCCATCTATGCCCTTTTCTTCATACGCTTTTATCGCTTTTTCTAACCATTCTTTTTCTTCTTCCAATGTCATTTTTCTACTCTTTTTTCTGCCTTAATAAGCCAATCTGGTTTTTTATACTTAACTCTCTTAGTTCTTCCAGCCAAATAGTCGAAATATTCGAACACATCAATCATCAATTTAGGTCTTTCACTCTTTAAGAATTTCCTTATAACTCTTTTAGTTTGTTTTTTCATAGTTCCACTCCCAATAATAAAATAAATTGAATAGATAAATCCTTTTTAATGACTCCAGAAGAATATAAATTTATTAAACATCTCCAAATAATACTTTTTCAACTCCTTCCTTTTCCAACTCTTTAACAAAGTTTTCTACATCTTTAATATATTCCTCATGACTCATATTTTCTATCTCATTTTTTACTTTTTTAGTCCACTCGAGTAGAATATCTTCTTTCTGTATTTTTTTAATTTTTATTGTTTCCTAAAAATTTTCTTATAATTCTCTTTGTCTGTGCTTTCATAGCCATCATCACCGATATTTTATTTTATCATCCTTCAAAATTCATTCTTAAGTGATTATAATGTAATTATTACTGATTACAGTGATAGATAAGTTTAATATTGAGAGTTAAATAGCTACTTTGTTTTTTGTATTCATTTTTGGTATATCCTCATCTTAAATTTATTTTATATCCTTAAATACTAAATTTTTTACTCCTCCAACTTTTTTAGCTTTTAATCCAAATTTTATCATCTCATCACAGAACTCTTCATGGCTCATTTTATTAATCTCTTTTTCAACTTCTTTAATCCATGCAAGATGCTCACTATAGCTAATAAATTTCGTTTTCATGCTAATTTCCCTCTATATACATAATGTTAATAATTTCCGTCAGATGAAGGTCGGTTTATCCAAATCAGAAGTGACGATTAAAACTCCCTCCATATCTGGAAATTTTTTATTAACTTCTTTCCAAGCATCGAATACCATTTCTTTTATTTTCCTTACAATGGATTTTATATCCTTTAATTTTCTCTTATCCAATTTTTTCTTAAACATCACTTCTACGATTACCTTCTCATCAATTCCATCATAATCTAAAACAATCTCAAACTCTTCTTTTGGATATTTTTTCTTTAAATATTTCTCAACATAATCAGCAATTTTATAAATCTTCATCTTAAAATCCTCATCCTTAACAAATAATTTAAAATTATCCGTCTTTTTGTATTTCTCTTCCAATTCTAATCTTTTAATTGCCTCTTCAATTTTCTTTTTAGAAATATTTGAAGGAACTTTTAAGGTTATTGTCTTAGTTGGCATAATATCACCATAATATCTGTTAAAAAGATGAAAAGTTGATTTTATGGCTCATAGTTAATGTAGTCATTAAACTTGTCTATTGGAATTTCAGTTTCCTCAAATATGAATATACCATCTTGATGTGCATTTATTTTTCCATTCCATTCGTATCTTACTTTATCCATCAGTTTTAAATAATAGTTGTCAAAATCTTGCTCTGCAGTGTATTCATCTGGATATTTTGCAACAAATTTAATGATTGCTTTGTTATCGTTAAATATTATTACTCCATAAGCACAGTCATAATTTGAGGAGTAGGTTTTTGGAGGATAGAATTCAGCACATTCAACATCATAGTTATTTACATTAATGTAGGATTTTAATTCTTCGTATTCTTTTTTTCTAACATCCAATAATGATTTTTTTCCAAATAATGTTAGTGTATCAATGCAATCTTTAAGAAGCTTTGTACTATTTGATATTATTAAATAATTCCCAACTACGCAACTGTATTCTGTCTGCTTATTTCCATCAACATCTTCATAATCTAATTTATATATTATAATATCATTATATCTTTCATAACTATGGGGCGTTGGATAAGCCCCTTTTGTCCAATAATTTTTTAGGTTTTCTTTACTAAATTCTAATAGTTTTTTTAGATATTCTTTCTGAGAATAGGATTCTCTTAATTTATAAATTGTAAGATAATTTCCAGATCTATCCCACGCTTCTACAAACTCTTTAACTTCACTTTTTTTAATAGGATAACATGCTAAAATATCGAGACAGAATTTTACGAAATCAACCTCATCATAAACATAAAACTTATTTGCTAAAGTATTCTCAGTCACATAAATGTAACCAATACAGGATGATGGGATGCA encodes the following:
- a CDS encoding PEGA domain-containing protein: MRKIMLLLLLLSGFVLCFVNAESNSWTAWLGTAGFDVPANVNIGFENANHTKIKVDVQTTSKKFAFALYLKQDDMKYIRFVLTQDIFGDLYMDNNHWDGGKPLGVTWYSGAHWVQFDIHDGVADVYIDGKTDKVKTITLNGMTSVKTVVLKKEAGADSSWYSATYLKKIDVEQTIPEYSLHIYTEPKANIYIDNNLAGTTDNGGYAKVLVEKGEHQLKITKEDFWDYSTELQIENDTTLHIDLAPKTSLFRVEKNVTSDLYPNSIGEVKLTLYPIRTAYGTQMQISGVDVVKVYYKNSYLAESNGAYVLGTVDSPVDVEIQFKTPATWGEHSFAVTITATDIEGNQYTNQEQITYEVKELPFLLQTPSQWKIGDNTVTITDQSGEDYSVLLTLKDINGTEVWSQSQGFDAYDSHDFVVPINQSGDYVLEILAKGGQVKTYVPVHVVEPIKLLTPEVNASKGSVATIKIEIQNPTSEVKYYNAEVLGEIFDVNNTPKQAFSIAPGETKIVELKFKVPENITYDNYELTVEVFEKGEAEPIFQNDVILNIKESSFIPIGGDSSIPLWLIAIVGVLLVVGAVFVMRRK